The following coding sequences lie in one Synechococcus sp. CC9902 genomic window:
- the ppc gene encoding phosphoenolpyruvate carboxylase, which produces MPESTAHALQGEQPRESGVTAGAGRLLQNRLVLVEDLWQTVLRSECPPEQSARLLRLKQLSDPVALEGRDGDSTSEAIVELIRAMDLSEAIAAARAFSLYFQLINILEQRIEEDSYLDSLAPRKSAADDGRDAFDPFAPPLASQTDPATFGEVFERLRRMNVPPAQVEALLQELDIRLVFTAHPTEIVRHTVRHKQRRVANLLQQLQSDSPMALQVKDDLRQQLEEEIRLWWRTDELHQFKPTVLDEVDSTLHYFQQVLFDAMPQLRRRLTSSLHRHYPDVQVPQASFCTFGSWVGSDRDGNPSVTTDITWRTACYQRQLMLELYISSVQALRNQLSISMQWSQVAPALLESLEMDRLRFPEIYERRAARYRLEPYRLKLSYILERLERTLKRNDQLSDAGWKSPKDAIPTDGPPGSEALHYTSVDQFRNDLELIRNSLIGTELTCEQLDTLLHQVHIFGFSLASLDIRQESTRHSDAIDELTRFLELPQPYGEMEESTRVAWLIEELRTRRPLIPTAVRWSDTTAETMAVFRMLHRLQEEFGQRICHSYVISMSHTASDLLEVLLLAKEAGLVDPAARKASLLVVPLFETVEDLQRAPAVMDELFNTPLYRDLLPMVGIQGQPLQELMLGYSDSNKDSGFLSSNWEIHQAQLALQELSSRQGVALRLFHGRGGSVSRGGGPAYQAILAQPSGTLQGRIKITEQGEVLASKYSLPELALYNLETVTTAVVQNSLVTNQLDATPSWNQLMSRLSARSREHYRALVHDNPDLVAFFQQVTPIEEISKLQISSRPARRKTGAKDLSSLRAIPWVFGWTQSRFLLPSWFGFGTALAEEVKADPDQLDLLRRLHQRWPFFRTLISKVEMTLSKVDLDLAHHYMNSLGKPEQREAFEAIFAVIATEYALTRKLVLEITGQPRLLGADQGLQLSVDLRNRTIVPLGFLQVALLKRLRDQNRQPPMSESPGAPEDTRTYSRSELLRGALLTLNGIAAGMRNTG; this is translated from the coding sequence ATGCCTGAGTCCACCGCCCATGCACTCCAAGGCGAACAGCCCAGGGAGAGCGGTGTGACTGCTGGAGCCGGCCGATTGCTGCAGAACCGCTTGGTGTTGGTCGAAGACCTTTGGCAAACGGTTCTCCGCAGCGAGTGTCCCCCAGAACAAAGTGCTCGCCTCCTCCGACTAAAACAACTGAGTGATCCCGTGGCCCTTGAGGGGCGAGACGGTGACAGCACAAGCGAGGCGATTGTTGAATTGATCCGTGCCATGGATCTTTCAGAAGCCATTGCCGCGGCCAGAGCGTTCTCGCTGTATTTCCAACTCATCAACATCCTCGAACAACGCATCGAGGAAGACAGTTATCTCGACAGCCTGGCCCCCCGGAAATCAGCAGCAGACGACGGCCGCGACGCCTTTGACCCTTTTGCTCCTCCTTTGGCGAGTCAGACCGATCCCGCCACATTTGGAGAAGTTTTTGAACGGCTCCGGCGGATGAATGTGCCGCCAGCACAAGTCGAAGCCCTACTCCAGGAGTTGGATATCCGGTTGGTCTTTACCGCTCATCCCACAGAGATTGTTCGGCACACCGTCCGTCACAAGCAACGACGGGTCGCGAATCTTCTGCAACAACTGCAGTCCGACTCGCCTATGGCGCTTCAAGTCAAAGACGACTTGCGTCAGCAACTGGAAGAGGAGATTCGACTCTGGTGGAGAACCGATGAGCTGCATCAGTTCAAGCCAACGGTTCTCGATGAAGTGGATTCAACCCTTCATTACTTCCAACAAGTGTTGTTCGATGCCATGCCCCAACTACGGCGACGGCTCACATCATCACTTCACCGGCACTATCCCGATGTCCAAGTTCCCCAGGCATCGTTCTGCACCTTTGGATCTTGGGTTGGTTCCGACCGGGATGGCAATCCCTCCGTCACAACGGACATCACCTGGCGGACCGCCTGCTATCAGCGTCAGCTCATGCTCGAGCTGTACATCAGCTCGGTCCAGGCGCTTCGTAATCAGCTGAGCATTTCAATGCAGTGGAGCCAGGTTGCTCCTGCGTTGCTGGAGTCCTTGGAAATGGATCGGCTGCGCTTCCCAGAGATCTATGAGCGGCGCGCGGCGCGTTACCGACTAGAGCCTTACCGACTAAAGCTGAGCTACATCCTCGAACGCCTGGAACGCACGCTTAAGCGCAACGATCAGCTCTCAGATGCGGGGTGGAAGAGTCCTAAAGATGCCATCCCAACCGATGGACCGCCTGGATCGGAAGCGCTCCACTACACCTCGGTCGATCAATTCCGAAACGACCTGGAACTGATCCGCAACAGCTTGATCGGCACTGAACTCACCTGCGAGCAGCTCGATACCTTGCTCCATCAAGTCCATATCTTTGGCTTCTCACTCGCCAGTCTCGATATTCGTCAGGAGAGCACCCGCCATAGCGATGCGATTGACGAACTCACGCGTTTTCTCGAATTACCACAGCCCTATGGCGAGATGGAAGAGTCCACGCGTGTGGCCTGGTTGATTGAAGAGCTCCGTACCCGGCGTCCGTTGATTCCAACGGCAGTTCGATGGTCGGACACCACCGCGGAGACGATGGCCGTCTTCCGCATGTTGCATCGACTCCAAGAGGAGTTCGGCCAGCGGATCTGCCACTCGTATGTGATTTCGATGAGCCACACGGCCTCCGATCTATTGGAGGTGTTACTGCTCGCGAAGGAAGCAGGACTCGTGGATCCAGCCGCCCGCAAAGCGTCGCTGCTGGTGGTGCCACTGTTCGAAACGGTGGAAGATCTACAACGCGCACCAGCCGTCATGGACGAGCTGTTCAATACACCTCTTTATCGCGACCTACTCCCGATGGTGGGGATCCAAGGCCAGCCCCTACAGGAGCTAATGCTTGGCTACTCCGACAGCAATAAAGACTCAGGTTTCCTCTCGAGCAACTGGGAGATTCACCAAGCTCAACTTGCCCTCCAAGAGCTGTCCAGTCGACAGGGCGTTGCCCTTCGACTGTTTCATGGTCGCGGCGGTTCCGTGAGCCGTGGCGGTGGCCCGGCGTATCAAGCCATCCTTGCCCAGCCCAGTGGCACCCTTCAGGGCCGCATCAAAATCACCGAACAAGGGGAGGTGCTGGCTTCGAAGTACAGCCTGCCGGAGCTCGCCCTCTACAACCTGGAAACAGTCACCACCGCGGTCGTTCAAAACAGCCTGGTAACCAATCAGCTCGATGCGACACCGAGCTGGAACCAACTCATGAGTCGTCTCTCTGCACGCTCCCGTGAGCACTACCGCGCGTTGGTACATGACAACCCCGACTTGGTGGCATTTTTCCAACAGGTGACACCAATCGAAGAGATCAGCAAACTGCAGATTTCCAGTCGACCTGCTCGACGTAAAACCGGAGCCAAAGATCTTTCAAGCTTGCGGGCGATTCCTTGGGTGTTTGGCTGGACGCAAAGCCGTTTTTTACTTCCCAGTTGGTTTGGCTTTGGCACAGCTTTAGCTGAAGAGGTGAAAGCAGACCCCGATCAACTCGATCTGCTCCGGCGGCTTCACCAACGCTGGCCCTTTTTCCGCACCCTGATTTCCAAGGTGGAGATGACCCTCTCCAAAGTGGATCTCGACTTAGCGCATCACTACATGAACAGCCTGGGGAAACCCGAGCAACGTGAGGCCTTCGAGGCGATTTTTGCGGTGATTGCAACGGAATACGCGTTAACGCGGAAATTGGTTTTAGAGATCACAGGACAACCGCGCCTACTCGGGGCTGATCAAGGGCTTCAGCTCTCAGTCGACCTGAGGAATCGCACGATTGTGCCTTTGGGCTTTCTCCAGGTTGCGCTGCTCAAACGGCTGCGGGATCAAAACCGTCAGCCACCAATGAGTGAAAGTCCAGGAGCACCCGAAGACACCCGTACCTACAGCCGCAGTGAGTTACTCCGTGGGGCCCTGCTCACGCTGAATGGGATTGCTGCTGGCATGCGCAACACAGGCTGA
- the recF gene encoding DNA replication/repair protein RecF translates to MRLHKLQLQGFRNHSVLQLELTESRLLVIGPNGIGKSNLLEAVELLGSLRSHRCSQDRDLIQWDSPMALLRADVGDGDRLELELRRRGGRQARRNGKVLDRQLDLIGPLRCIGFSALDLDLVRGEPALRRQWLDRVVLQLEPVYADLISRYNRLLRQRSQLWRSHRLNTAERSGLLDAFDVQMALISTRIHRRRRRALQRLEPIAQHWQSHLSSGKELLQLHYQPGSRLDGEEAEEPWRLAIEEQLRDQREDEERLGNCRIGPHRDEINMVLGETPARRFGSAGQQRSLVLGLKLAELELVKELCGEPPLLLLDDVLAELDPIRQQLLLEAVGNDHQCLISATHLDGFHGGWRQEAQILGENELKEAMNVG, encoded by the coding sequence ATCCGGCTTCACAAGCTCCAACTGCAGGGGTTCCGGAACCACTCCGTTCTGCAGTTGGAGCTGACCGAGTCGCGTTTGCTTGTGATTGGCCCCAACGGGATTGGTAAATCCAACCTTCTCGAAGCAGTGGAGCTACTGGGCAGCCTGCGCTCCCATCGCTGCAGCCAAGATCGCGACCTGATCCAATGGGATAGCCCGATGGCCCTGTTGCGGGCAGACGTGGGCGATGGCGACCGCTTAGAACTCGAATTGCGCCGGCGTGGGGGCCGCCAAGCTCGGCGAAACGGAAAGGTACTAGATCGGCAACTGGATCTGATTGGCCCACTGCGCTGTATTGGCTTTAGTGCCCTTGATCTAGACCTCGTGCGCGGCGAACCAGCCCTGCGCCGCCAATGGCTCGATCGGGTGGTGCTGCAGCTGGAACCTGTTTATGCAGACCTCATCAGCCGGTACAACCGATTACTACGGCAAAGAAGTCAGCTGTGGCGTAGCCACCGACTCAATACAGCAGAACGCAGTGGGCTCCTTGATGCCTTCGACGTTCAAATGGCCCTGATCAGCACCCGCATTCATCGACGCCGACGCAGGGCTTTGCAACGCCTTGAACCGATTGCCCAGCATTGGCAGTCGCATCTGAGCAGCGGGAAAGAACTCCTACAGCTCCACTATCAACCTGGAAGTCGGTTGGACGGTGAGGAGGCCGAAGAACCCTGGCGATTAGCGATTGAGGAACAACTTCGCGACCAACGGGAGGACGAAGAACGTCTCGGGAACTGCCGGATCGGACCGCATCGCGATGAGATCAACATGGTGCTTGGGGAAACCCCTGCCCGTCGTTTTGGGTCAGCAGGCCAGCAGCGTTCACTCGTCCTAGGCCTGAAGCTCGCCGAACTCGAGTTAGTCAAGGAACTTTGTGGAGAACCACCGCTCCTACTCCTCGATGACGTGCTCGCCGAACTCGATCCAATCCGTCAACAACTTCTTTTAGAAGCCGTCGGAAATGACCACCAATGCCTGATTAGTGCCACCCATCTCGATGGTTTTCATGGGGGCTGGCGTCAGGAGGCTCAGATTCTTGGGGAAAATGAACTCAAAGAAGCAATGAACGTCGGATAG
- the speD gene encoding adenosylmethionine decarboxylase → MEQSLSALHPHPGWGDTSLQATDMVGKHCILELYECDPSRLDDESFLRTTITTAAKRAGATLLNLITHRFEPQGVTGLALLAESHISIHTWPESGYAAVDVFTCGDHTMPEQACAVLCEALLAKRHALKSFLRETPADIATGVREPSAVSITL, encoded by the coding sequence ATGGAGCAGAGCTTGTCTGCCCTGCATCCCCACCCGGGATGGGGGGACACCTCCCTTCAAGCCACCGACATGGTGGGCAAACATTGCATTCTCGAGCTGTACGAATGTGATCCCAGCCGGCTCGACGACGAATCTTTTTTGCGGACCACCATCACAACTGCAGCAAAACGTGCTGGTGCCACGCTGCTCAACTTGATCACCCATCGATTCGAGCCCCAGGGGGTAACTGGATTGGCCTTACTGGCTGAGTCCCACATCTCCATTCACACCTGGCCTGAATCTGGGTACGCAGCCGTTGACGTGTTTACCTGTGGTGACCACACCATGCCCGAACAGGCGTGTGCCGTGCTGTGTGAAGCCTTGCTGGCCAAGCGTCATGCCCTGAAGAGCTTTCTCAGGGAAACGCCTGCGGACATCGCAACAGGAGTTCGCGAGCCGTCTGCGGTGTCGATCACTCTTTGA
- the larE gene encoding ATP-dependent sacrificial sulfur transferase LarE translates to MFQLQELLPKKQEQQLADLRQWMDVSTSFCIAYSGGVDSTLVAAIAYECKGESAVAVTGVSPALAPHLLQEARHQAGWIGIRHQELPTAELEDPAYSSNPVDRCFACKRELHRHLKPIATAAGDALVIDGVNLDDLGDHRPGIDAARQAGVRSPLAELKIDKATIRQLSRALGFPWWDKPAQPCLSSRFPYGEGITAERLNQVGQAEAWLLARGFNRVRVRSHGLAARIEVPEEQISAVLALSSTDGLVTFFQSLGFTSVSLDLEGLVSGKLNRKHGSDNNRPSGRVVIGDG, encoded by the coding sequence ATGTTCCAGTTGCAGGAGTTATTGCCGAAAAAGCAGGAGCAGCAGCTGGCAGATCTTCGCCAATGGATGGATGTGTCGACATCGTTTTGCATCGCCTATTCAGGCGGGGTCGACAGCACTCTTGTTGCGGCGATTGCCTACGAGTGCAAAGGCGAATCTGCTGTCGCGGTGACGGGTGTGTCTCCGGCATTAGCGCCACACCTTTTGCAAGAAGCACGTCATCAAGCTGGTTGGATTGGGATCCGTCATCAGGAGCTGCCGACGGCTGAACTGGAGGATCCCGCGTACAGCAGCAATCCTGTTGATCGCTGCTTTGCCTGCAAACGGGAATTGCATCGACACCTCAAGCCGATTGCAACGGCGGCTGGTGATGCATTGGTGATTGATGGTGTGAATTTGGACGATCTCGGCGATCACAGGCCAGGGATTGATGCAGCGCGTCAGGCAGGAGTGCGCTCTCCCCTGGCTGAATTGAAAATTGATAAGGCCACGATTCGTCAGCTATCCCGTGCCCTTGGTTTTCCCTGGTGGGATAAGCCTGCTCAACCCTGTTTGTCGTCTCGCTTTCCCTATGGCGAGGGGATTACGGCGGAACGTCTCAACCAGGTGGGGCAAGCCGAAGCTTGGTTATTGGCTCGGGGGTTTAACCGTGTGCGCGTTCGCAGCCATGGGCTTGCTGCACGGATTGAAGTCCCCGAGGAACAGATCAGTGCCGTCTTGGCGTTGTCTTCCACCGACGGACTGGTGACATTTTTCCAATCCCTGGGTTTCACCTCGGTGAGCTTGGACCTCGAGGGACTCGTGAGCGGAAAGCTGAATCGAAAGCATGGGTCCGATAACAACCGTCCCTCAGGTCGGGTTGTTATCGGCGATGGCTGA
- a CDS encoding cob(I)yrinic acid a,c-diamide adenosyltransferase has translation MPRSIGIVTAADSRERSHGQLHVYDGEGKGKSQAALGVVLRTIGLGICEQRRTRVLLLRFLKGPGRAYDEDAAIEALQQGFPHLIDHLRTGRADHFTADEATRFDRDEAQRGWVIAKGAIASALYSVVVLDELNPVLELGLLDIDDVVRTLNNRPEGMEIIVTGRAAPAALVQGADLHSEMRAHRRPGMEGDRVIPLSVNSGIEIYTGEGKGKSTSALGKALQAIGRGISQDKSHRVLILQWLKGGTGYTEDAAIAALRESYPHLVDHLRSGRDAIVWRGQQEPIDYVEAERAWEIARAAISSGLYKTVILDELNPTVDLELLPVEPIMQTLLRKPAETEVIITGRCKNQPAYFDLASIHSEMVCHKHYAEQGVDLKRGVDY, from the coding sequence ATGCCCCGAAGCATCGGCATTGTCACTGCCGCAGATAGCCGCGAACGCAGCCATGGTCAGCTGCACGTTTATGACGGTGAAGGCAAAGGCAAAAGCCAGGCAGCGCTAGGCGTCGTCCTGCGAACCATCGGCCTGGGGATTTGCGAACAGCGACGCACCCGTGTGCTGCTGCTGCGTTTTCTTAAAGGGCCCGGACGCGCCTACGACGAAGATGCCGCCATCGAAGCGTTGCAGCAGGGATTTCCGCACTTAATCGACCATCTACGGACGGGCAGAGCCGACCACTTCACAGCAGATGAAGCCACCCGTTTCGATCGGGATGAAGCCCAACGCGGCTGGGTGATTGCCAAGGGAGCGATTGCCAGCGCTCTCTATTCAGTGGTGGTGCTCGATGAACTCAATCCGGTACTGGAGCTCGGCTTACTGGATATCGATGATGTCGTGCGCACCCTGAACAACCGACCGGAGGGGATGGAAATCATCGTGACCGGGCGGGCCGCCCCTGCCGCACTCGTACAAGGCGCCGATCTTCACTCGGAAATGCGGGCCCACCGCCGTCCCGGCATGGAGGGCGACAGGGTGATTCCCCTCAGCGTGAACAGTGGGATCGAGATCTACACCGGAGAAGGAAAAGGCAAATCCACCAGTGCCTTAGGCAAAGCACTTCAGGCCATCGGCCGAGGCATCAGCCAAGACAAAAGCCATCGCGTGTTGATCCTGCAGTGGCTGAAGGGAGGCACGGGTTACACCGAGGATGCAGCCATTGCGGCGCTTCGGGAGAGCTATCCCCACTTGGTCGACCATCTGCGATCGGGCCGTGATGCCATTGTCTGGCGCGGGCAACAGGAACCCATCGACTACGTAGAAGCGGAACGAGCCTGGGAAATCGCCCGTGCAGCCATCTCAAGTGGTCTCTACAAGACCGTGATTTTGGATGAACTCAACCCCACCGTTGATCTAGAGCTTTTACCGGTGGAGCCGATTATGCAAACGCTGCTTCGAAAGCCAGCTGAAACCGAGGTGATCATCACAGGCCGCTGCAAGAACCAGCCCGCCTACTTCGATCTCGCCAGCATCCATTCTGAGATGGTGTGCCACAAGCACTACGCCGAACAAGGTGTTGATCTCAAGCGGGGCGTCGATTACTGA